From the genome of Thermithiobacillus plumbiphilus, one region includes:
- a CDS encoding cbb3-type cytochrome c oxidase subunit I yields MMQYQSQAVAKPYFIAALGLFLGQIIFGLIMGYQYLAGDFLFPAIPFNVARMVHTNLLIVWLLFGFMGAAYYLVPEESERELFSPKLALATFWIFLAAGVLTILGYLMVPYAKLAEMTGNNILPTMGREFLEQPLLTKIGIVVVALLFLFNISMTVLKGRKTSVTLVLLLGLWGLAIFFLFSFYNPSNLVLDKYFWWWVVHLWVEGVWELILGAILAFVLIKVTGVDREIVEKWLYVIIAMTLITGLIGTGHHYYWIGAPEYWQWLSSVFSALEPIPFFMMTLFAFQMVNKRRRDHPNRAATLWALGTAVVAFLGAGVWGFLHTLAPVNYYTHGTQLTAAHGHLAFFGAYAMINLTIISYAMPILRGRIANSPVAQRWEMTGFWLMVTAMVAITLFLTGAGILQVWMQRYSDSPLSFMVVQDKIRLFYWMREAAGFVFLAGLLSYFTSFFVGSQEAWQAKTAYARA; encoded by the coding sequence ATGATGCAATATCAATCTCAGGCAGTAGCCAAACCTTATTTCATTGCGGCGCTGGGACTCTTTCTGGGGCAGATCATCTTCGGCCTCATAATGGGTTACCAGTATCTCGCCGGCGATTTTCTCTTTCCGGCCATTCCCTTCAACGTGGCCCGCATGGTCCACACGAATCTCCTGATCGTGTGGCTGCTGTTCGGTTTCATGGGCGCGGCCTATTATCTGGTGCCGGAAGAGTCGGAACGGGAGCTGTTCAGTCCGAAACTGGCCCTGGCGACCTTCTGGATCTTTCTGGCCGCTGGTGTCCTGACCATTCTCGGCTATTTGATGGTGCCCTATGCCAAGCTAGCCGAGATGACAGGCAACAACATCCTGCCGACCATGGGGCGCGAGTTCCTGGAGCAGCCTCTGCTGACCAAGATCGGCATCGTGGTCGTGGCCCTGTTGTTTCTCTTCAACATCTCCATGACGGTGCTCAAGGGGCGCAAGACCAGCGTGACCCTGGTGCTGCTGCTGGGGCTCTGGGGGCTGGCGATCTTTTTCCTGTTTTCCTTCTACAACCCCAGCAACCTGGTGCTCGACAAGTACTTCTGGTGGTGGGTGGTGCACCTCTGGGTGGAAGGCGTCTGGGAGCTCATCCTCGGCGCGATTCTCGCCTTCGTGCTGATCAAGGTCACCGGCGTCGACCGTGAAATCGTCGAGAAATGGCTCTACGTCATTATCGCCATGACCCTGATCACCGGCCTCATCGGCACCGGTCACCACTACTACTGGATCGGTGCGCCGGAGTACTGGCAGTGGCTGAGCTCGGTGTTCTCCGCGCTGGAGCCGATTCCTTTCTTCATGATGACCTTGTTCGCCTTTCAGATGGTGAACAAGCGCCGCCGCGACCATCCCAACCGCGCTGCCACGCTGTGGGCGCTGGGTACGGCGGTGGTGGCCTTCCTCGGCGCCGGTGTCTGGGGCTTCCTGCACACGCTCGCGCCGGTGAACTACTACACCCATGGCACCCAGCTCACCGCTGCGCACGGTCATCTGGCCTTCTTCGGCGCCTACGCGATGATCAATCTCACCATCATCTCCTACGCCATGCCCATCCTGCGCGGCCGCATTGCCAACAGCCCGGTCGCCCAGCGCTGGGAGATGACTGGCTTCTGGCTGATGGTAACGGCCATGGTGGCGATCACGTTGTTCCTGACCGGCGCCGGCATCCTGCAGGTCTGGATGCAACGCTATAGCGATTCGCCGCTGTCCTTCATGGTGGTGCAGGACAAGATACGGCTCTTCTACTGGATGCGTGAGGCGGCCGGTTTTGTCTTCCTGGCGGGGTTGCTGAGCTACTTCACGAGCTTCTTCGTGGGCAGTCAGGAGGCCTGGCAGGCGAAGACCGCCTACGCCAGAGCCTGA
- a CDS encoding cytochrome c, translated as MSQVFTKSMTRNIFYGGGAFFFLLFVALTVDTVQALPERDHRENITEQVVRGKHVWEQNDCIGCHTLFGEGAYYAPELGNVYPRRGGEFIKAWIKGQPTGVPGRRQMPQFHLTDQELDDVTAFLKWASEVNTSNWPPNIEG; from the coding sequence ATGAGCCAGGTATTCACCAAATCCATGACGCGCAACATCTTTTATGGCGGCGGGGCATTCTTTTTCCTGCTCTTTGTCGCCCTGACCGTCGATACGGTGCAGGCGCTGCCCGAACGCGATCACCGCGAGAACATCACCGAGCAGGTGGTTCGCGGCAAGCATGTGTGGGAGCAAAACGATTGTATCGGCTGCCATACCCTTTTCGGCGAGGGTGCCTATTACGCCCCCGAACTCGGCAACGTCTATCCGCGCCGCGGCGGCGAATTCATCAAGGCCTGGATCAAGGGCCAGCCGACTGGGGTGCCGGGGCGGCGGCAGATGCCACAGTTCCATCTGACCGATCAGGAACTCGACGACGTGACGGCCTTTCTGAAATGGGCCTCCGAGGTCAACACCAGCAACTGGCCACCGAACATCGAAGGTTGA
- a CDS encoding cytochrome C oxidase subunit IV family protein gives MALVALTLLSFGIGEASLGGTSIMVLVLAIALLKSHLVASHFMGLRRVARGWRLLMAGYLGLVISMIALAYLLGRA, from the coding sequence TTGGCACTGGTAGCTCTGACCCTGCTGAGTTTCGGCATCGGCGAGGCCAGCTTGGGGGGGACATCGATCATGGTCCTGGTGCTGGCGATCGCCCTGCTCAAAAGCCATCTCGTGGCTAGCCATTTCATGGGTCTGCGCCGTGTGGCGCGCGGTTGGCGTCTGCTCATGGCCGGCTATCTGGGCCTGGTCATTTCCATGATCGCCCTCGCCTATCTACTGGGCAGGGCCTGA
- a CDS encoding cytochrome c oxidase subunit 3 family protein → MQSEAVVLSSRPADDLPGDFAIWVFIFAELLAFGIFFLAYAFARSQDVALFNASQLTINKVSGAVNTLVLITSSYFAVRAVAAIRMGRNLSCSNWLFGAIGLGAVFVAIKLMEFHAKFSAGISLSTNTFYMFYLSLTLFHFMHVLMGMVILAVVAFKARRGGYSATQHTGVETGASYWHMVDLVWVILFALVYVIR, encoded by the coding sequence ATGCAATCGGAAGCCGTGGTCCTGAGTTCCAGACCAGCAGACGATCTGCCAGGAGATTTTGCCATATGGGTCTTCATCTTCGCGGAACTGCTGGCCTTCGGCATCTTTTTTCTGGCCTATGCCTTCGCGCGCAGTCAGGACGTGGCGCTCTTCAACGCCTCGCAACTGACCATCAACAAGGTCTCCGGTGCAGTCAACACCCTGGTGCTCATCACCAGCAGCTATTTCGCGGTGCGCGCCGTGGCGGCCATCCGCATGGGCCGGAATCTGTCTTGTTCCAACTGGCTGTTCGGAGCAATCGGGCTGGGCGCTGTCTTCGTTGCCATCAAGCTGATGGAGTTCCACGCCAAGTTCTCAGCCGGGATTTCGCTCAGCACCAACACCTTTTACATGTTTTATCTGTCGCTCACGCTGTTTCATTTCATGCATGTGCTGATGGGCATGGTCATCCTGGCGGTAGTGGCTTTCAAGGCGCGTCGCGGCGGTTACAGCGCCACGCAGCACACTGGGGTTGAGACCGGCGCTTCCTACTGGCACATGGTGGATCTCGTCTGGGTGATCCTCTTCGCCCTGGTCTACGTCATCCGCTGA
- a CDS encoding hemerythrin domain-containing protein, whose product MARGPTSSQPKASLKIYVCKCKPPPELFPATAARVRRGGHFKPASGAESLTWINAPMKSFRKNHPMDPGSLVSTVTKGTFMNAITEYLVSDHQHCDELFALAEAAASGKEMDRAPVQAFLDAMRQHFKREEEVLFPSVEARTGMHMGPTRVMRMEHRQMEELFQDLEGALQWGDRENFLGLAETLLVMMQQHNMKEEQILYPMADQVLNGKQADMISAMRQLDT is encoded by the coding sequence ATGGCACGCGGACCCACCAGCTCGCAGCCAAAAGCTTCATTAAAAATATATGTTTGCAAGTGCAAGCCTCCTCCTGAATTGTTCCCTGCCACCGCCGCACGGGTGCGGCGTGGAGGACACTTTAAACCCGCATCCGGGGCGGAATCCTTGACCTGGATCAATGCCCCGATGAAATCATTCAGGAAAAATCATCCCATGGATCCAGGCTCACTCGTTTCAACCGTCACAAAGGGAACATTCATGAACGCCATCACTGAGTATCTGGTCAGCGACCATCAGCATTGCGACGAACTGTTCGCGCTGGCGGAAGCCGCCGCGTCAGGGAAAGAGATGGATCGCGCCCCCGTCCAAGCCTTCCTGGACGCAATGCGACAGCATTTCAAGCGCGAAGAGGAGGTTCTGTTTCCGTCGGTGGAGGCAAGAACCGGGATGCACATGGGTCCGACGCGTGTCATGCGCATGGAGCACCGGCAGATGGAAGAACTGTTTCAGGACCTGGAGGGCGCCCTGCAATGGGGCGATCGGGAGAACTTTCTGGGCCTGGCCGAAACCCTGCTGGTCATGATGCAGCAACACAACATGAAGGAGGAACAAATCCTTTACCCCATGGCCGATCAAGTGCTCAATGGCAAGCAGGCGGACATGATCAGTGCAATGCGACAGCTTGACACCTAG
- a CDS encoding CbbQ/NirQ/NorQ/GpvN family protein yields the protein MTPSSSTLHLADSDASLPFYAAQAEEIALFEQAWRNQLPLLIKGPTGCGKTRFVSYMASRLGLPLFTVACHDDLSAADLVGRHLIGDGTTYWQDGPLTRAVREGGICYLDEVTEARKDTTVVLHPLTDDRRILPIERTGETLQAPSDFMLVVSYNPGYQNLLKSMKPSTRQRFVSLRFGFPEPVREREIVIGETGIDIRLAERLVALAGALRTLKEHDLEEVASTRLLIYAARLIQSGFDPLEACRAALVEPLTDDEETAAALMEVVQVNFGY from the coding sequence ATGACCCCATCATCATCCACTTTGCACCTGGCCGATTCGGACGCCTCGCTACCTTTCTACGCGGCCCAGGCCGAGGAAATCGCCCTTTTCGAGCAGGCCTGGCGCAATCAGTTACCCCTGCTCATCAAGGGACCGACCGGCTGTGGCAAGACGCGTTTCGTGAGTTACATGGCGAGCCGTCTGGGGTTGCCGCTGTTTACCGTTGCCTGCCACGACGACCTGAGTGCCGCCGATCTGGTAGGCCGGCATTTGATCGGCGATGGGACCACCTATTGGCAGGATGGGCCGCTCACCCGCGCTGTGCGCGAGGGTGGCATCTGCTATCTCGACGAGGTGACCGAGGCGCGCAAGGACACCACAGTGGTGCTGCATCCGCTCACCGACGATCGGCGCATCCTGCCGATCGAACGCACCGGCGAGACCTTGCAGGCGCCCTCGGACTTCATGCTGGTGGTGTCCTACAACCCCGGCTATCAGAACCTGCTGAAAAGCATGAAGCCGAGCACCCGCCAGCGCTTCGTGTCGCTTCGCTTCGGTTTTCCGGAACCGGTGCGGGAACGCGAGATCGTGATCGGCGAAACCGGCATCGATATCCGTCTGGCGGAGCGCCTGGTCGCACTGGCCGGGGCCCTGCGCACTCTCAAGGAGCATGATCTCGAAGAGGTTGCCAGCACCCGGCTGCTGATCTACGCCGCCCGGCTCATCCAGAGCGGCTTCGATCCCCTGGAGGCGTGCCGGGCCGCCTTGGTCGAGCCGCTCACCGACGATGAAGAGACGGCGGCGGCCTTGATGGAAGTGGTACAGGTCAACTTCGGCTATTGA